From the Chiroxiphia lanceolata isolate bChiLan1 chromosome 6, bChiLan1.pri, whole genome shotgun sequence genome, the window ATTGCTACAGTGAGAATTTTACAGAAAGGGGCAAATCCTAGTTTTAAGTGTCTGTCCTTGTTGAAAGGCTTTCATTATTAATAAGAGTAATGTAGTCATAAACTGCAAGCTACACACAGGAAGCCATCTCTTATGTACAAAATCTGTGTGTGAGAGCAAGTATAGACTGCATGCAGAAGGAGACACCTCACCTCTGGGACGAGCCCAAATGGATTTTTGGCTGAAATACTAAAATGTTTGGAAGAAACTTTGGCAAAGAGATGTGTGcttgtttaattgtttttctctaCACATGTTTCTTAAACAGTCAATACTTCTGACATGAGAAGCACAACTGAAGGGATgatctgaaaacacagaattacCCACATGGTCGAGAGCAATTGAGAAAGAGAGATGGGAACTTGGAGGGTCTCAACATTGGCCTTGTCTCTTGTATTTGAAATGTGAGGTCTTCTTTTGTGGGCCATATTAATGCCTGTAGTTGgcaaaggaaactgaaaaaagttGTATGGCCTGTTTGATTCAAATATTCTTAAAAGTTTGAAGAGAGCACAGCCAGTTCTTAGAAATCTCACTGGGGAATCTGTACCAGAGGAATACAGCAGCCTGTCCTATTAAACCCTGTTGATTggcattaaatatatttttcagctttgccTAAGCAAATCTTTAATTAAAGTAAAGGATCTTGGGGGGAAATATGTAAAAACAAATGTTGCAAGGTTGGATACAGAGTTTTTGATGAAAAAGGATTCAAAGGAAATAGTTCTCAAGCGGTTTCTTTTTTCATGGTGGATCGTACACATGTAAAGCACTACTTGTTCTTTCAAATGGGATGTGTTGTTTAAGCctgagaaaacattttgcagaaaaactATAGTTTTAGGTGTAGGGGCATAAACAGAGCAAGCCATAAGATTCTTGCTGGTTGTGTTCAGAGAGGGgttattttttaatgactgcaaggaaaagaaataacaggCTAATTCCTATTGTTACTCCTTAAATTCTTTTCAGATTATGTGtggcagaaaattaaatattttaactccCTGCAGGACTGGCATTGAAAACCTTACCTTGGAATTCAAAGAAGAAGCTCTTGTAGTGACATATAACGCTGAGGTCTTCATGCCTTTTGGTATTAAGGTTGGTcagtggaagaaagaaagaaattattgatAAATGCAGCTTAACCAATATATCAAAATACCTTATTGAAAGCCCAGTGCTGCAAGTGCTGCTTGGATTCTTTCCGTGGACTCTGGCCCAAAATGATCATCTCAAACTCAAGTTGAACTTCTGAGTTCTGATACAATTAAAAAAGATCATTGAGTAATACTGTAGGACCctgaaaatattagaaaattattttggaatcCTTTGTAGGTGCTGGAAACTTCTCCAGTGTagaatgtgctttaaaaaagtaaagaaatgaGCATCTAGAGTGTCTTTTAATAGTGTTTCattatgaaagaagaaattttctgaCCTAGGTCAAAGCTTTTGGGACAGATTGTTTCCTTATGAGCATTTTTAAACAATAGTTTTGTTATTAAGACTCTTGGCAAAAAGTCAGATtaaggggagggaggaggatggggaaaggTTTGGTGAGGAATCCAGTCAGAAGCTTGCAAGCCCGTTTTGGAGGATGTAATGGAATTTTCTATTGGATGGgaaattttgttaaaaacatAGGGCATAAAATTCTCAAAGACTTCCTGGGAAcagttttactgctgttttctaAATCTGATGAATTTAATTCAGCTTCTTTGAAACAAGATTCTGCATATGAGTTGAGGTCTGAGAAATGATGAGTAGTTTATTCAGTCAATTTTATTCCTAGCTTTGTCTTAATATGTGAAGTGAAGTAATCaacatgtgggtttttttaaattttaaataacatgcttgttttttggagtttttttatttagacAAAAGAAAGCAGTGTGCAGTTCAAAAAATATCCCTCATACTCAGAATTGTTGAGGTGGCACGATGGCTATGGAGGCATAATGGGTTTTTGAGGATATACTGAAGATGGTCTTAGTTGAGGACAAGGAGACAGAGTTTGAGGTGTTTGTGTCCAAACTGGGCTGTTCCTGAGTGTCTGACTGACAGCAACACTAAGTGCAGTCAAGAACGGTGATATGACAATTTTTTTATCCAAAAGAACAAGCTGAGAGAATGAAACCTGGTTTTTATGTTTATCTCTCCCAGCTGTGAGCTCTGACAACCTTTCAGGCCGTCACCTGAAAGGACATGTGGTACCAGTCTGCCTGCTGATGCCTAAATCAGTAAAAACAGCAGTGAACTGGGGAAGAGGGCAGAAGTGCAACTGTCCTTTGTCCCTCTGTAGGTGCCAGGAGCCATGGGAATAAAACTGCTGGAATTCAGCAGTTCATGCTTTAATGTCTCTCATGTATCTAGAGCCTGTCAGTGTGTCTGCATACAACTATACAGAGAAGATCTGAAAGTTTATAGCTCAGAGGTAATTGATAGCTGTTAATTTTCGAATTCATGAATGcagtattttccaaaataagaGACCCAAGTCAacatagcaaaataaaaaagtgctTGTGGCTTTCTTCCATGAACACTTGAGATAAACTTATATTAAGATTTTTGCCGTGGTCTTTCATAAAATGTGcctattttaagtaaaaaaacaTAGTAAAAGCtgcttgtttcatttttttttctttgaagattcAGTTGTGATTAGGAGATAAGTTTTGTGAAATAcaatattataaagaaaaacaaatattaatacTCTTAAGGCACtatattaacagaaaatatttcttatttggGGGCATTTTGCAGGCCTAGGTGGTGGGAGGTTGCAGATGCACAGCCATGGTATATACCACTATATGTGCAAAATACAGGCTGTCATTTTCTAGATGAAACAACATTTAGGAAATGCTTGCTGGTACCTCAGTATTGCATTATTTTCAGACAGCAATTTAGAAGTACATTTATGGCATCAGCTTTTTTGTAAGGATCAAGGTGATGTCCCCTGTTGGTGGTATGACTTGGCATTGCTGCTGAGCACTCTGCTGTGTGGGAGTGTTAATATTCTCCTCTAGTCACCTTGTGCACTTAGCCCTACATGGGAGGAGAAAATACATGGTTGTTTTACCACCCCAAGGCAGGGTTTAAGGAGGTGCTGCCAGTCTGGTGTCCTGGGAATTCTTGAACCCAGTGGCTGCCTTTAAGAGGTATAGTGAAACAGGCCAAGGAGGAGGCAGTGTTGTGCTTTATTTGTGATCAGTACTTAAAGGGCGCCTGTAAGAAATTTGGGAGCCAACTTTTTAGGGCCCGTTGTGATAGGAGAAGGGGTgatgtttttaaactaaaggaggatcagtttagattagataaaaaaaaaaaaagaacttttttagAGCGTGGTGAAatgctggcacaggttgcccagagaggtggtggatgccccatccctggaaacgctcaaggccaggttggacggggctctgagcaacctgatctggttgAGgatgtccctacccatggcaggggggttggactagatggtctttaaaggtcccttccaacccaaactattctgcTATGTTTTGCTACAGAGGAACTAAGCTGGCCCATATTTTCAGATGGTTTAAAGGGTATTTATTCAGAATTAGAGTGAGATATGACAGAGACAAATACTCTTTCCAAAATATTCTTCTAAGCTGGAGTTTCTGACAGTTTCCTTCTTCCCAAACACCCCACCCTTGAGATTTCTTAACTGAGagcaagcatttattttttcattttcagaatcctttccctgctgtttaCAATGACCTGCTCAGGACTCTTAAAACAAGACTCCTCACCTAACTTTTTCCTTCATGCTCCTTGTTCTCGGGATCTTGATGTTAAAGCTGCTCTGACCTCTTCCCTCCCACAATCCCAGCTTCTTACCCACGGGATCATTAACTGCTGTAGCCCTGCTGAGCCTGGCACTGCATTGGTCTTCTGCTAAAGCTCCAGCTTCTGTTTCTGTCAGGTATTTCAGAAACAGGACAAGTCtgtatttattaaagaaaagcCTTACCCCTGACTGGACCCAGAAAGCACAAAAGATGTGTGCCAGGAAACAAGGATGGCCACGTGGTATCAAGGGATGGGCAACTCAGAGCTCCCCTTCGTGGGACATAGGGTATAGCTATCCCTGCATATACAGCATTCCTGCTTTGGGAGTCCCctggcagggagtggggagcAGCCCCATGCAGGGAGGTTGTGTGGCTTGACTGTCCTCCTGGAGCAGGCAGCATTCCTTCTTTCCTGAGGTCAGTGGCAAGGAAGGGAGAAGCATCATGAGGAAGAGCGATGGGGCTGCACTCGTAGCGTACAGGGTTGGTTTCTGTGGGCGCCGTGACAACGTCGGCATCTGATAACCCTGCAATCCTGCCTGAGTGTGACCGAGTTCCTGCTGGTTTGCCCGTTATTAGCACACTTCTGAAAGGCAGGAAACTGGATTTGTTCCTTCATCATTTCAGCTAGAAATGAGTCACAAGTTTGTAATCTTGTTTAGGTCCAATTTGTTGATGAGTGTAgtaaaaacaaaggcaaatatTGCTACAGGAATTAGTTTAGCCTGGATGTAACCCAACTGTGAGCTGGGcatttagaatttattttgatgtgAAATCTTTATGTGAAATCTGAGCTCAGTGATATGCTGTCAGtttgaggaaaattattttaggttTGTCATGCTAACTTGGTTCTGGAGCTGAGAATTCAAACAACACTGGAATAATGCAGAAGACTGATAATCTTCTCTCAGACCTTTCACTGACGGACTGATTTAGAAACTTGTCAGTCTGTTCAGTGGCCTCCACAGAGGGCAGAGGACTTTCTCCAGTAATGTTAAAGATACTTTCTCTAATTTGTTGTGTATTCTACCCTTCAGGTTACCCATAAAAGGGACAAGGGAAAGGGCAAGAAAACTGCCTGTAATTCTTAGATTTTATTCCTAAGATTGAGTACATCTAGACTGCCTGTTTCTATTGAAAATGATTTATCATGGGAAGTGAAGCAATTTTGGAAACATGCCATTTTGTCTTGTGACTGCTTCTTTTAAAGaactaataattatttttaatacagaaaaaaaggaagctgtatCCTGTCTTGTACAACATTTTGCAATATGTTAGTGGAGAAGGTGTAATATGTTAATATAGCATAGTTTTATCCAAAACCTAAGAAAGTTAAGGAACTAAGTTTCTACTTGTGTTGGCATGTGCTTATTAAAGCAAAGTGTTTCGTTTCTTCCTGGTAAACAGTccttattaataaaaaaaaaatctatgagaAGATGGAAATAATTGCAAATAATTATTTGATGTTTTTTGTTTAACAAATGTGGACTGTGAGAGGAAATTTATATGGGTTTGGAGAGAACAAAAGAGATTACTGTTTTAGGAGTTTCATACTGATGCCCAGAGGTGGAGTCAGGGATTGCAGAAGCTCTAAAGTAAAGGACTGAGGAAGGATTgaatttatttgtaattttatgaTGAGTTCCTTCTTTTCAGGAAGTGGAGCCACTAGGTTCTGTCTGGATAATTGCCAGTAATACTAGTATGTGATGTAGCTGCTTCACTCAGTGTAAAACTGTTACACAGTTTATAGCACACACTTGTCTCTGCCCATGTGGCCAATTTAGGGTATCTCAGCATGGCAAGACAACTGCTACAGAGATGGATACATTTCTTAGTGCTTTGAAAAGGTATGACCCGAGCACTGAAATTCATACATCCTGAATGCAAAGGAAGGCAAGGGAAAATTTGAAAGCTTGACTTAACATTTTGAGTTTATGAAAAGGTGCTCTAATAGGCttgggggaaaggaaagggcaaGGAAAAGGGTAAGCATAAGTGGCATTCATTGGAATTATTTATAGAATTCTCatagagtgatttttttttaaaaaatttatttttttccaaattctaATACAGTTTCTCCATTTTTATTCCCTACCAGTATCCTTTTATGTTTGGACTGATCCTTGCACTCTGCTGGTGTTCCTTGGTTTGCTGTAGTCGAATTTATATGGGAATGCATTCAATTTTGGTAAGAAAATAATCCTGCTAAGCTTCTGTTTTAATGCTGTTCTGATTTCATAAACTGCCATCACATTGAAGGTTTTATAGTGCAATAATTGTATAGAGATGTATTTTTTTGAATGTCCTACCATACAGGAAGAGAATACTTACATTTCTTCAGCACAGAAGTTGATACAATAGCTAAAAGTGAATATCATGGTTAATTTATGCTTGTCTTTTATTAACTCAGTCTGCAGTTGAAACTTAACAGCTATTTAATATCGGGGTTTAGTGCAGAAATTGATGACTACTCTGAAGTGTAGACTAAATTTTCCTCTACAGagtagaaataattttgcagaatGAGAAAGTGGCTGTTAATGTTCACTTGGGTTCCATCTCAGCTGCTCAAAATACATTCATTTCAGAGCACCACACTACCTGCTGGGGTTTCACTTCCCAGAGTTTCTAGAACCAAATAACGAAGTTGtcatctttgaaaaacaaactcattttttaaacagggttaaaaaaaccccagactgAAACACAAATGTATGCAAtgtaaaaatgggaaaacaagaACACTACAAAGGGGTAACTGGAATGCAAGACTGCTAATGAGGATGGTTTTTGAGGATCATGTGCTAGAAGGAGAAAAGCTAACTGACAGAAAAGAGTAAGCCTGGTAGGGAGTAGAAAAGCTGCTAGATGAACACAGTGTAAAGGGAGCATGTGAAAATAAGGCAGCTCAGAAAAACTGAATGGCATTTTTACATCACTTATTAGGAGGCTTCCCAAATTAGAACCACTTGTGTGGAGGATGATGTGATGGACTGGTAGTTCAGCTGACACATAATGTCTTAAAACAAAGTAGTGCAACAAATAGTGACCAGACTGGGTTATTTGGCAGTTTCACACCTGAATCCTCTGCAGTGTTTGAGGGAATACAATTCACCATGTGTTGCCTGCAAGAAACATCAACCATGGTGCCTGAGTTTGGGGGGAATAGGATGGCAAATAGAGCAGATAGTTGTGGTTGCTTCAGAAATGAGCAAGTCTGATGTTCATATCAGTCAATTGTATTAGAGCTTTTAGCAAGCATTCAATTAGTGGAAGTGAACAAAAATGATCCATTGAAGAGGGAGCACTACAAACCCTGCTGATCCAAGTCCCACCTTATGGCTCATATGGAAGAGTTGATAAGCATGAGAATGAAGGGAATCTGCTTTCTAGTTTTTGGCTTAGTGTAGTGCTTGTTCTTCATTAACAACTAAAGGTGACAAAAGGTGCAGATAATTCCACACAGCTGAGTGATTAATCAACAGCAACTGAATTTTAAcgctaaattaaaaaatagagtAGTCTTTTAACTaagaaaagactttttaaaatcagtaataaaactgaaaatcaagtATGAAGCCATGGAAGTtacctcttcctctcctttaaTAGCTGGAATCAGTTCTCTATTCTTGCCCCACTGTTAATTTTGATGCTGGAGTGGAAAGTTGAAGCTGCTCTAATGCCTGGCTGCAGTGGTCCTCAACTGCCAGCGTGCCTGTGTGTTGGCACCCAAGCACTGAGATCCACTGTTGAGCTGTTTCAGCAAACTTAAGTTGGCAGAATGTATTTAGCTGGGCTGGATTTGTGCTGGCTGTAGGTTGGAATGCCCTGACCCTGGACAAGGACCATTGTTGCCAGCAGACAGAATCCTATAAGAATAActgaatggtttgtgttggaaggggtCTTTcaaggtcatctggtccaacccttCCTGCAGTGAGCAAGGCCATCTTTAACTAGCCCAGATTGCTTAGGgccttgtccaacctgaccttgaatgtttccagggatggggcatccaccaccaacttgtgccagtgcctcatcacccaCATTGAAAAAATGCCTCTCTTGTATCTAGTCTCGGTCTATCCTCTTCTAGTTTAAAACCgtcaccccttgtcctgtcacaacaGACCTTACTAAAAACTCTAGATCTGCAACTTTGATCATGGATCATTTGATCCTAACTTCGTTCATGATCTGGTCAGGATGCAGGTAACTTGTTAATAGGTGGTCAAATGCAATTCTTTACcttatctttaaaaagaaaaaaagggaatccACAAGTCACTTTTAGCATTACAGCAGTCTAGGTTTGTGTTCTCgttaatgtaatttaaattattttttttaattgttactACACTGAAACCACGTCTTTCTCTTCAACAGGACGTTATTGCTGGGTTTCTGTATGCTATTCTTATCTTGGTTGTCTTCCATCCAGTTGTGGACCTGATTGATAACTTCAACTTGACTTACAAATATGCACCCTTAATTATCATCAGTCTCCATTTGGCCCTGGGCATCTTCTCCTTTACCCTGGACACCTGGAGCACGTCGCGAGGAGACACGGCTCAGATCCTGGGCTGTGGTGCCGGCGTGGCCTGCGGCTCTCACGTCAACTACATCATGGGCCTCCAGCTGGATCCTCCTCCCCACACCTTACCGTTATCCCTGTCCTCCCTCACCGTGACTGTGTTTGGAAAAGCCATACTGCGGCTGTTGATCGGGGTGATAGTTCTGCTGTTAACAAAAGTGGCGATGAAAAAAGCCACGATCCCACTGGCCTGTAAAATATTTCGCATCCCGCACGGCGACGTACGGAAAGCACGGCAGCGCATGGAAGTTGAGCTTCCCTATCGCTATATCACCTATGGAATGGTTGGGTTCTCCCTCATGTTTATTGTTCCTTGCCTCTTCCATTTCATTGGTCTTTCCTGATGCAGTTTGAGCACGTTAAATAGGGAGAACAGAGCTAGTTGCTTTTTGGAGGTGCACTAGTTTGCTACGGGAAGGCCGGCGAGCTTGGCTTTAGCAGGGTCTTCACATTAACAGCAATAGAAAGCAGGCAAAGCATTTAGAGGGCTTTGCACATCTCTGGGGATGCTGTAGGGCCAGCAGTCAAGTATCAATCCAGGAGAGGTGCTGAACTCTGTAAATGCTGTGTCTGGACTTATTGCTGTAACAAAGTCTGCGTGTGTGTGTGATGCAGTGAATGTGTCTGGGATGTCTGTCAGTCTGTACCTGTGTACACTGACACTTTAACAGGTATGTCTGACAACTAATCAGAAGCCTCCATTCATCATCTGTTTGCCATTTCACGGTAATTTACTCAAGTTGTTGGACCATAGACTGCTAAATTTGCTTTCTTCTATTCTTTCCTGAAGTCCTGCTTCAAGATGTTTCAGCTAATAAGTATTTCTAAAGGACCAAACTTGTAATGAGGTtgaatttttctaaataaacaaGCAGAAGCCTTTTTCTTTAGCCCCCTCTACAGAGTAAAATGTCTGGATTAGCATTGGTAGATATCACTAGAGTATACATAATTCAGGTACTGTATTTTATGGTTTGATAACTGTGCCTTTCTGTTACTAAATTAAGAAATGCCATATATACTGTGATGTAAAAATgcctaatttttatttaaaatcttacATAATTAGgcagatattttgaaatgttagaTTGTCCGTGTTGCTGACATGGTTCAAGTTAACCGGAATATTCAGTTTTGCCTGATCAAAATTGAGTAATGAAATAGCCCAAAAATTGTGTCTGTGAGCTCAAGATGTTGTAAATGAACAATAATCCCttttgtaagtatttttaatgtgtattGTAAGTTACTGGAAGAGGATATATTTTTCTGGAGATTGTTTATACGGTGGACAgatattcaaaattaattatttaaacatataaacaataaaaacacCCCTGCAAGGAAATGGGCTTCACTTATTATTCCAAACTAATCTAGAAGGACCACTGCTTTTAGGTATTTGGTTAGAAAATATAATCCTTATTctagaaaatatatgtatttttatgcaTTAACATACTATATTTAAAGGTGATAGTCACTTTTACCCAGTTTAGATAGCTATAAGACAATGTAAAgatcaaattaaatttttaatcattCTGATTGACAGATTGTGAGCAGTCAAGACAGTGTGGTCAATGCATGAACTGTTTGTGCATATCTAAATTTTACAGCTTTTCATGGTCCTTTTTCCAGTGATGAGTAGGATATGACCCTTCAACTGTATTTTCATGTGcctatttctgtttcattttgtcTTGTTCATGTGTTGCCCAATCTGTTCTTTCCATGTCAGGAACTGTTATTCCAGGAAGCGCTGTCTTAGTGACAGACACAAATTACTTAGTTTGCATtgtatgtttctttttcaggaaaagcatCATTTGATTGGGAAATACAGTGATTAGATAGAATGCAAAGCTTACATTTTTTGTAAACGTTATTTGCAATTGGAaggggtttgttgttgtttggtttttttttttgtactggaGATCATATCTCCAAACTGTTACTGTGTAGATTTACGAAATTAACTTCACTTTCTTTGAAGCAGAGGAGGTTACGGTACACTGGCACCAGATGatgtgaaaaataacttttctgatGCATTTCTCCAGTGCATCCTGAATGCACCGCTATGAATGTATTGAACTGAGGAATTCAGAGCTGAGGGGGTGTTGAACAACTTGTGTAGCTGAAAAGACCTTACCCAGTAGAAAATGGTTCCCTTGTTTCTGTGCATATTGctgcatttgatttttcttctgtttcccttttaCAGTTCGATGCTGAATGTGCAGTAAAGGGTAAATTGGTTTCTGAGGTTTTGAGGGTGGGATTTCCACTGGTTTGGCTTTGCACACCAAGATAGCCATTAAATAAATAGCTGGGGGAATGTACACAAAATGCCTTACGCTTAAAGCCCTGAGAAAGTGCTGTAGTTGCAATTATATTAAATTAGTCTGAGGACTGGTGAAAATAATAGGATAGCTTTCTCTGAAGTTTAGGGCATATTCTCCTTAAATATCCTAGCTTTACAGTTTATagcaaaaaatgtttaaattctAGCACAGAAAAGTGagcaaaactaatttttaaggTACATATTGGACTTTTAGACACTTCAAGTTTACAGCATGTAGAGTGTAGCTCAAGCTGTCTTTTCTAGCTGTGCTTGCTCTCTTGTAGTATTAATGGAACATGAA encodes:
- the SGPP1 gene encoding sphingosine-1-phosphate phosphatase 1, giving the protein MSVGRRLARLAAHLQDPRKVAAFQRLCGVEGPSGWAGAGQRGPVANGGPAGGQAHPAGNTTGNGAVPGAAGPPRPWSRRPRRNSLTEEEDGSQEFATHSRFLYYLFSLGTELGNELFYILFFPFCIWNLDAWLGRRLIIIWVWVMYLGQCTKDVIRWPRPASPPVVKLEVFYNSEYSMPSTHAMSGTAIPLALLLLSYGRWQYPFMFGLILALCWCSLVCCSRIYMGMHSILDVIAGFLYAILILVVFHPVVDLIDNFNLTYKYAPLIIISLHLALGIFSFTLDTWSTSRGDTAQILGCGAGVACGSHVNYIMGLQLDPPPHTLPLSLSSLTVTVFGKAILRLLIGVIVLLLTKVAMKKATIPLACKIFRIPHGDVRKARQRMEVELPYRYITYGMVGFSLMFIVPCLFHFIGLS